attttgactaaaaatacttgtaataactttttgtaataattaaaattattattattactaattattttactcaattgaaagttatttaattataatacatttattattttattattttatcaagaacATGAGtgtaaataaaaacgttatgaAAATGAATGACGAACAAACAATGCAATTTATAgactattatgaaaaaaaagaagttCTATGGAACACTAAATTACAATCTTACAGAAATAGAGATGCTAGAGGCGAAGCTGTGAAAAGAATAGTATTAGGCATGAATATTgaaggtttattatttttatttgattatgtttgtatttactTGATACATCTAGTTCaactaaagaaaataataatatcatttttaaggTTTTGGACCTGATCACgttataagtaaatttaaaaatttaagaagTTCATATTGCCaagaactgaaaaaaaattgcaactAGTAAAAAATCTGGAATATCTTTAGAAGTTGTTTATGTACCGCATGTAGTTTGGTTTATCAAAATGAACTCATTTTTAAAACCGTATGTGACTATGAGGGATACATGCTCAAATTAAGTAagtataacattaaaatgtatatttcaataattaattacaaaaatcaaatgTGTTgactttatttaattaatttccattGCCAAGGAACAGCTCCATCTCCGTTGAAATATGCACAAAGTCATCTCTAATTTTCTTGGCATTTGTACATGCATTTCTGTGATTTGTTGGTTGAAAATCTACGATGCAACTTTGATTTTGTCTCCATGATCCATTTGTGATTTCATAGTTATAATCTTCGTGATAAATAAGACCCGGTGGTAAATAAGCTTGACTTGTTTTTCGTAACCAATTATGTATTGCACAACAAGcgagaataattttattgactttATGAGGTATCAATGGGATTGGTCtttcaaaaattctaaattagaTGTTAGTATACATAAAACTTCTCTTATCTCAGTGTAacagttttgtattttatctaaTGATGTGTACTAATATGACCAACGAGTTTCTACAAGCCTttctaaattaataactttgatattttttagattttgcgCTTGTATAAAGAGTTCATATCTTGTACTACCATTCATAAGAAATTTGTAGAGATCCTGGACAGTTTTAAAAAAGTTGACTatcaattgaacattttaaatagtatttatgagACAAAGATTAAGTCTGTGTGCATAGCAATGGATATATACAGCATGTGGTATAACATTTGATATCCTTTGCTGTATCCCTGTATATTTGCCACTCATTACCGATGCCCCATCGTAACACTGGCCTACACATCTGTTAATATCCAAATTATTATCTGctagtattttgaaaatttcttgaGCTAAATGCTGTGCATCACACTTTTTCATATGGAAACAACCTAAAGCCTTTTCATGTATATTAAAACTTTCATCAataaatcgaataataaaacTCATTTGTTCTATTTTACCAGCATCTTTAGTTTCATCAATTAATATCGAATAATCTTTAATGttggacatttttttcaaaatattttctactgTACATTTAGCAAGAACAGGCTATCTGTTCCGTTTGAGACaagaaattgttaattttccAACGCAAGAAATATGAAGAATCGCTTGGGCCGAGTTCTAGATTTGTATACCAGCTATGTAATAGATACCCGAGGGATGACGATTTTGGCGTGAAAGTGGTGGCTTCAAAGATCATTTACATGGATAACCAAATAACAGAATTATACGGGTCAATGGAACCTGTCACAGATGATTTTTGTCTGGTCCAATACGAGAATATTCAGTTGTGAAGTCACAATCTACAGGCCCAAACTAAATGGTGGCTTGGTCCCGAAAATTTCGTGAATCAAACACAGATATATTGTCTTTATGAAGTGACGGTGCTATTGGCCCACATTATTTCGGACCAAACAACAAAGATTGTATTTGTCGTTCgtgtgaaattaaaaaactgGACATTATCGAGAAGCTCGAGAACAAGGTACAGATTGCATAATGTCGAATTCACACTGCAGTGAAAAAGATTCAGAAAGATTACACAgagaaaatgtatttacatgCAATGTGTGGGAAAATTTTATTGTACAAATGTTGGGTGTGGAAGACACATTGCTTCCCATATGGTCCCGATTCATGAATGTGAAGAATGTCATAGGGTTTTCAACAGGAAAGATACTCTTTATAGacacataaaaaatgttcatataaaagtGAAGCATTATTGTGATATATGCGGTTGTCAATTCATCACAAGTCATAGCAAAATTAGACACATCAACAGGACTCATAGCCAAGAGGATACCACAGTCCACTGTCCAAAATATCCTTCGACGTTTTCTTACCAACTGGACCTATGATAACTATACCATGATAACTTAAGACACGCTCTCTTAAAACCGTATATGTGTAAGGAGTGCAATCAACGATTTGAAACACCTTATTTGcttcatatacatattatgtttggtaACAGTATTACCCACTTATGAGAAATCTCGTTTTTAATTTCGTATCTTTAGTTGATTAATCTtaaaattgaacatattatacatttttaaccaaaaaaagaTTTGCAAATGTTTGCGGTATTgactaattttgtaaaaatctgTATCTACTTAAAATacttgcataaaaaaataatcatacataATGTATCTTCATTGTTAAAAAattgctattataacaacttatgaggaaccttgtattaattgttcaagCTTTTAGACCAAGCGAAAATtgattgattattttttcaaaatttcaaatatctttaAATGGGTCAAaaagagtcgaaatattttgaacattttatcatgtagGCACCTACagaaagttataatattttatcatgatcattttgtgaaaatttgaagtatctatttatagttaaattttgaattacaacaaaatatcgaaaatcgttTGAGGAGAAATTATTGACTAACGGTTGAATATTCATCGTAAAAAAAGAATTTCGAATGCATACAAGAAATGATTccagtgttgggaatagataacaAATTCATAGATAGTAAAAATACTgattacaaattgtttttaccacataatattacacttaaataataatatgctcacatattttcaaacacgataaaaatcaaatatttccaATTTGAACTAATCGAatagaataatatgtattttaatatatttcgtaGTGTCTTGTACATAATGTTTCTTTGAATTGTTTGTAAACCCTACGTCCCGCGAGTCACAGCACTCACGACATGTACCCAtataacgtacataatattgagCACACATACTgactgtataatagtaatagaatTGACGTCTCGGCATCACGCGATCACTGCTGCAATGGGATGTAAATTGTAAACGTACAACCACCAACAACCCACCACCGATTTAAATCATCTGCCACCGTAGACACGCCTATGTCCACACCACTGTAGGACAAGGAACATATTATTCAATGTAGTTATAACAAAAGTACTATTAACAGTTACTgtgtattaatgttttataaaaaacattgtttCAAGTCGTTCCAAaacaaagtttttattaaaaattttgttttttaaacgaCTAAACCGTTAGTGATAACAACTCTCCTTCAGTGACATGGTGAATGGTAATTTCATAGTTTTATCTTAAATAGAGAGGTGGGTGGTAGTCGGTGGGTCCCctagtaaatgtaatatgatatacttaataggtaatcaataatgatctgaaatataatgagttatattatattaatacattattatgcaatTTATCCTTGGGATATTTGTAACTTGCCTCTGGAAAATTTTCAGTTCGCCACGTCACTGCTTTTCTTCGacagtacaaattattttataataatagtattataagacagtatattataggtattaataaaacatttgccTTTTTGCTTGCAGACTATTTTACCTGTCACTATTgtgataaacaatataaaaaaatcacttaATGCTCACATAAAAACTCACGAACAACTATATGATTGTACTGATTGCAAGAAAGTATTAACAAGAAAGTATACATCAGAGCGCCATGCAAGAACTCAATATCCTGCAACTACACCAGCTGCTACTACTTCAGGAACTCCAATACCTATCAATTGGACTGttgatattatgtatgatgttagttccaattatttattaatgggtGCAAACACTATTTTAATCACGGCCAATAAATTGAAGTCCTTGGGTAAATAACTATGAGGTtaaattgtcattttttttaagactacTTGATTATTAGCTAGTTTTGACTGTGGACAATATTCCACGCCATTATTTTAACTTGCAATTCACTATGCCATGCGagaggttcaaaaataaatcaaaaatgaacTTCGTTTTTTTGACACTCGCAACCCCATACGGTTTGTGTGGTACGCGTTTTTATATGTGAGGCACAAAGAACccaggtggtcacccatctgggaGCCTGCTCGACCGCTGCACACATTACTATATTAGTGACTGCGTCCAATCACCGCGCTTCACTAGGTGAACTCTAATACCAACCACgttaagttgtatattatatgtttatatatttaccagTTTAAATTCTTGccaaatgtattatatgaaacatttgacatatcaacaattattgcatacaatattacaatcctTAATATAGCAATAGTACTgagtagtaaaatataaaattgtatatacagATAATTGTAAATTGAATCATTTGTTGGTCGTTGCCACAtcgataaaatcaaatatttaagtaacttGATCGTCATATTTAAAAGGTGATTTTGAAAGGATTTAATATTGATACttgtatattttagaaatataagaaaaatatattgggTTAGGTACGTTATGTTATTTGGTATTAGCAAGACTTAAACAGTTAatctaactattaattaatcatagaaataataaactaggtataggATCAtagtcaaatacaattttaatgtttagaaaACCATgtaaacattcaaattaataattatgtatattcttATAACGTATCCACTACCTATACAAAGTGTGacagtatacctatatgaaaaaaaaattaaattaaatatgtccaattatgttcaattattacctaataatcgTTAGAATAACGATCAAATGTGTACcggttattaggtattttttcattgctcaacattttaaaaaacccaaaatatagatctattaaaaaattgataaaagtatacaaatagtatgtattaaaataattaaaaaatataaaatgtatcaaaaaagGATAATGAAAGGATGACTGAaccaaaaaacttgaaaatttaccCATgtgtaatgtaaattattaaatattcaaaaaataaataaaaaatactctaTGAGTCCCagactaaaatactaaaatattaaactcattagtaatacaattaacctaaaactataaaagttataaatacaaatttaaaaactatttttaataaactattattttaatacttacttGAGTTTAAATTTTGGATGAGTAACAGCTGCAAGTATAATTGATTTCTTTGAAATCATGGAACCAAATCGTGCATTCACACCATCTAAGCAGGCTGTAGCTAACACTTTACAACTACCACCTGATATAGAtagttttgataatttaattttaagccaACTAATTGTAGGTAAAAGGTATCCCATACACATAAATTTATCCCCTTGTAGCAAATCAAGAGCTTGGGCTAGTGGTTCCATAACCTACAAAATcaggttttttattaattgtatttatttaaggataaaatatattatttataataattaataatcaattaaaattattaatctattagTCTAGTTATCTACCTTGCAATAATCTGACATAAATGACTCATCTTTTTTGTCAAATCGAGGAATGTTTGCTTTATCACAAATAGATTGTAATTCCAGTTCagattttatcaaattttcatataaacaCTTGACAGCCTTATAAGTGGAATTCCAACGTGTAGCATTTGGTAcaacaatgtaaatatttaacgaATCGTGGATATCATCAGCAATTAGACTAGTGCGTTCCTGTTTGTTCCATAAAGATTGCATTCTAGCAAATGTGATCCTAATTTGCTTTTTGTAAATGGAATCAGATAAAGCTTTTTCACTATCTTTAGTGGCAATTAAATTTAGAGTATGGCTAGCACAGCGATGATGATATGGTAATCGATACGCTGAATCGATGTTTTCTTCTTCAAGAATATTACCTATTTCAATAACTTCAATATATTCTTCAATTCCACCATCATCAAGTTCGCACTGACTTATAGTTACATCTTCTTGCTCTCCAAAAATACtgcaaaaatcataatataataataataactaatataggtattaaattaaataattaaaataactaataattttatgatttatgataaaataaaacctacatgctaatttaatatttttattaataaaataaaactaaaaattaaattgtatattttaaaacaatacaccAATTAGTGgcgattatatttatattagcagaTACCTATGAATTTCCTACTATTATAACTGAATATTAATCTTACCGAAAAGCCTTGACAAAGTTAGAGCCATTGTCCGTTACTACATTgattatcttatttaatatgCCATATTCACAAAAACATCGTTCAATATTTTTGCTAATGTATCATATGTGCATCTCCCTTTAATTCTGCGACAAGCTAAAGCAGCAGATTTCCGATCAAGAGTTTCAAAATCAAACCAATGAGCTGTTATCCCAATATAACTtctgaaaaaacatttttttattattttacagttttaactATAGCTTATAGACTCTATGTCACCTACTTATATGGCCTAtccaaacattttattcaatacataaaataaaatatatattcatattcataatatagaaTGTATGACTTAtgtaaacttaattatttaaatattaatttatatagccatgtaggtattaatattaaataaaactaaaatatttttttttaatttaaaaatgtgcccGTTGAACAtatcattcaaatattaaattaagacaaatcgataataattaataaataattactttttaaacacAGACCAACAATCTGCAGTTGCACAGACATGTTTTACTTTTGTAGATATTAACTCCTCTTTCACGTTTTTTCGTATATTTTCTGCGTTTGTCGATACTCGAGACATGAGTGTTTTTCGTGTTAATGAACGTCGATTAGGAAATcctttatcaattattattttaaatttctcttGTTCAATTGTACTGAATGGGTGATTACCACAAACTATGAATTCTGTGATCATAGTATCCAAACAttctgaataatataaattacaaattacaatttacaatagtaaaaattgtttgcgggtatattatacatgtattattgtaatatcttACCTTGACTAACAACTTGAGGTCGGTTGAAAGCATTAGCAATggacatttgttttttatatgaaCTTTGGCCAATACTTGACTCGAGTTCATGTTTACGTTTTTGCcctttttggttatttttatttaaaagatctTCAAGCTCTTTAAGTTTTGTGGAATGTTTCGCCTATattcaatagtcaataataaattataaaatataaacatttaaaaatctaaataataatcagCCTGTATaggtcttattatttattaatatttatttaatcaaaattatactgtatattattattttaagagatTACATAGATATATGAATAAACTgaattaggtacttacaacaatgtgttttttcaaatttgaactaCTTGTAATCGAAGTAGATAATGTTTTCAACTTCAcgcataatttacatttaactacaatattttggttatttttagataaacattcaaaaaatgtattatatgcaCCCCACGGTAGTTCCATttccataataaaataaatttaataaatcataaagcGAGTAGCGACAGTAAACattagaacattttaaaaatgtatcacaatTTACAATTGTGTAGTGAGCCAGTCCAGTGAGCGAGTGCTACACAAATACTGAAATAGATTCaacaatatatcaataaaactaataaactgGAAGTGGAAGTGATACGACGGGCGACGGCATGTCGCGACGCCTGGATTTTctggtttaatttaaaaatattgttagtacAGTCcaaatatagataggtactaggttattaatgttattttcaacaaatgaccactgtgataactgataatataaCTATGAATTGTTTATTGTTGACATAAGCTCCGGCCTACCAATAGTTATTATCGGTAATCCGTAACACGGACATACCATATcgatgtacatattttatcagatgtgatctaaaaataaataaactatagcAGTTGGCAGTTGCTGCCTGTATAGGCTATAATCGATGTTTATAATcagttaaattgaaaataatattaacacaaaatcgtatatttatataattatattagattatactgtgaaaattgtgtaattacataaatacctacttaaattattaatataggtacatttataatgtAACGCGTTCTTTTGCTAAGTTACTTCTAAATAATTAACGTAGTTACTCTTGCGTTacccaaaattaataataacgaagTTACCATAACGTTACTGAAAAATGTAACTACGTTACAGTAACGAGTAACGCACgttacgttactacccaacactgaatttttatatatattactatattgggtaatttatttttaaaattaacagcgTTGTCTGTTGctaatcactattattattattttaatttccattttctacTGCGACCTGCGACTATATAAAAAGTAAGATGCATGACAGAATAGATCTAtttcgtatatttatataatttgttatacctatgattaccactattatatttaaagtcacACCTCAACCACCAGCGGTGTACCGTCAATTTATCGTAAGCAATTGATCGCAAGTCAATTTATCGCAATTACAATTTGCCGCACGATAATTATTGATCGTTAACATAGCTATATAGGTTAAATTAGGGCAATTTTAAGGCAAATAGTATTTTTTCTTAACATTATTCGATCGTTAAAGATCGAGTGGTATCTAACATTGTAGTCGTACCCTATTTATCAGTCCATATTATTCTCTAATAACCCGATAGTCGTATAGATCATCATGAAACGCTACGACAATACATTAGTACTGACAAAATCGTCAATCGGTATACTAATAACTTCGTGCAGCTGAACGTactgtacatataatatggcTTTAGAATACGTattaatcgaaaaaataattttatgtttatttatcaaGGTTTTTTACACGTAAAAGAACGAGAacatgacaataaaatataggtactggaaatgttcagaatataaaaaaattcactgTAAAGGTTGTGTACACGTATTAGACGACTAAGTCactaaatatattgaacatAACAATCATGTTCCAAATGCAGCAAAAATCGAAGTATTATTCCAACGTTCTTCCTggtgtttacatattattactgccagataaaaaagaaaaaacttatCGTCACATGTTTGAAATTTATTGGatgtattatttcaatataatatagtaatttattatacaaattaattcacAAAGTtttctaaaactattattttagaaatgaTACCTGTTTCAAATTCCCGGTTAggtattaaattctaaaataatacctattataatatcgatagtaataaataataaatactaaattacgtcattaattattttaatacaatacagatctaatagtaattataatatagaataataattataaataatttctaaccTGTGCTACATGTGTGTTAGTATTACCCAGCCAATTATGAAAATACGCCGAAGTTCgatcattttctttttttttttcgagagcTTTTTTCCGGAACTCTATTAACACTTATACTTAAACTGTAACATTCATTAGATACCGTCCAGTGAACAGTGAAGAGAACGCtaaatactgttataataaataaaactgttaaaTAGCAGAAAATACGCACACACGAATACGCAATGCTTGGTTATCGGCTTATCGCTGTGCAATTAGTTCGTCTACGTCTACGACTGACCGATAcaatagtatacactatacaacatAAGTTTATCTTAATTGCAGATTGCCCCGATTGTGTTTTTGGCTATTTTCaggaaaatcataaaattgaaagtataatataacataatatgtcgaATGTCTTTTCTTAATCATTACCAGTGTGACtatattgaattaaaactatttaatttgaaatacttgtgtaattcaaaaaaaaaattaaaatataataaaaatgatgagtttaaaatttgaaatttgcgCCCTCTATGATAAGCGCCCGGGGTACGGGCCCCGGATGGCCTCCCCCCTAGATCCGGTATGGATTTAGCTTCCACAAATAATGCTATAGAAGGGTGGCACAATTGTTTCACATCACTTATAAATGGTATGCATCCTTCAATTTGGCGATTTATAGATGCATTAAAAAAAGAAGAGAGCATTAATCGGTTTAAAATCGAACAATATGTAGGGGACAACGagctccccccccccaaaaaaaaaaaattaccgagaTAGAGcagctaaaataaaaaaaatatgtaccaattataacaataatacaaatattgaagaTTTTCTTCGTGGCattgcatacaattttcaattgcaagtttaatttttagtgtttttcattattatatacctacattgatgatttattattatttttttttattcaattaaatgtaccaattttttcgatttatataaaaaatattgcatattataattttaaattgaaagtttagtttgttaaatttttatatacctaacaacattttttaaacatttttaatctaagacgaaaaaatatatatttaaccatACATTTAACCAAAGTTGTgccaaatttattcaaattaaatatgtacctattcaaattaaaaattattcctaaaaatgttatttttcgaTCAATTGGTGTGCGGTAAATTGTAATTGCGATCAATTGACTTGCGATCAATAATTTGCGGTAAATTGTTTACGACCAATTGACATGTATCCACCACCAGCACCCACGAGACGCCACTgactgaaatatattatgataatttccAAATACTTGGTTACAGAAATATCTGTTGATTCGTCTAGCAATAGGCTAAacttatt
This genomic window from Metopolophium dirhodum isolate CAU chromosome 1, ASM1992520v1, whole genome shotgun sequence contains:
- the LOC132934059 gene encoding uncharacterized protein LOC132934059; the protein is MITEFIVCGNHPFSTIEQEKFKIIIDKGFPNRRSLTRKTLMSRVSTNAENIRKNVKEELISTKVKHVCATADCWSVFKKSYIGITAHWFDFETLDRKSAALACRRIKGRCTYDTLAKILNDVFVNMAY